In Mauremys mutica isolate MM-2020 ecotype Southern chromosome 16, ASM2049712v1, whole genome shotgun sequence, one DNA window encodes the following:
- the TMEM211 gene encoding LOW QUALITY PROTEIN: transmembrane protein 211 (The sequence of the model RefSeq protein was modified relative to this genomic sequence to represent the inferred CDS: substituted 1 base at 1 genomic stop codon) translates to MCTIYRTLENIPAVSWKIAAVLLFGGWVLLTFGTVLTLSWIFISRGLCQRRACLFFTLPPVIGTIVGLLIFPCSLDSAFANEIGGSSSTYNAGKCKFGWDYMVAILDVVLPCXLPVIGRYNLNKVMSKIFFSTAIESIILVREDEQ, encoded by the exons ATGTGCACCATATACAGGACTCTAGAGAATATCCCTGCTGTTTCCTGGAAG ATTGCAGCTGTATTGCTTTTTGGAGGTTGGGTGCTGCTAACATTTGGAACAGTTCTTACCTTGTCTTGGATTTTTATATCCCGGGGACTTTGCCAGAGGAGG GCTTGCTTGTTTTTTACCCTCCCGCCAGTGATTGGCACAATCGTGGGACTGCTGATTTTTCCATGTAGTTTGGATTCTGCATTCGCTAATGAAATTGGTGGTTCTTCCTCCACGTACAATGCTGGGAAATGTAAGTTTGGCTGGGACTACATGGTGGCTATTCTGGATGTTGTACTACCATGTTAACTGCCAGTCATTGGCAGATACAATTTAAATAAGGTCATgtccaagatctttttctctACTGCTATAGAAAGTATAATTCTAGTAAGAGAAGATGAACAATAA